The Candidatus Manganitrophus noduliformans genome includes a window with the following:
- a CDS encoding phosphate-starvation-inducible PsiE family protein has translation MAEEQKTAIYVGWMERLEQWGYVTAGLSFLILGMVVFGYGWVAFYRALNESVLLAAMLLMNDLLLVLILLELFRTVLNFLKTHTVSLESFFYVGIVAAIRKILTTGAKETYFDISKAPRPDEAGEFYRYLMDTGLNGLLILVLVVAMFVYRRFLVMRA, from the coding sequence ATGGCGGAAGAGCAGAAGACGGCGATTTACGTGGGGTGGATGGAGAGGCTGGAGCAGTGGGGATATGTCACCGCGGGGCTGAGCTTTCTCATCCTGGGGATGGTTGTCTTCGGATACGGCTGGGTGGCCTTTTACCGAGCCCTGAACGAGAGTGTCCTGCTGGCGGCGATGCTGCTGATGAACGATCTTCTCCTGGTTCTGATTCTTCTTGAGCTGTTCAGAACCGTCCTCAATTTTTTGAAAACCCACACGGTCAGTCTGGAGTCGTTCTTTTATGTCGGCATTGTCGCCGCGATCCGGAAAATCCTGACCACCGGCGCCAAGGAGACCTATTTCGACATCTCCAAGGCGCCCCGGCCCGACGAGGCGGGCGAATTTTACCGTTACCTGATGGACACCGGCCTGAACGGACTTCTCATCCTCGTTCTGGTGGTCGCCATGTTCGTCTATCGCCGGTTCCTGGTGATGAGGGCTTAA